In Ciconia boyciana chromosome 1, ASM3463844v1, whole genome shotgun sequence, the genomic stretch TCTGGCCACGGGCCCCACGCCGGGCGCTCAGCCCCCTCCGCAGCACCAGAGCCCTCCGCCCCCTGGCAGGCGCCCGCCCGGGCCCCTGCCCGGTCCCCTGGGGCCGGGGCCACCCCAGTGGCTGGGGGACACACGTGGTCACCCGGACCCCACGCAGGACCTCGGGGTGCGGGTGGCACAGGGGGCaccggccggggagggggcactCGTCAGCAAAGTGCCGTGAGATGGACACCCCCCGTGCTGAGGGCACCGTGGGTGCTGCAGGTGCCATGGGTGCCACGGGTGCCGCCTGTACCATGGGTGCTGCATGTACcatgggggccatgggggccaTGGGTGCTGCAGGTaccgtgggtgctgtgggacCTGTGGGTGCTGCAGGTACCGCGGGTGCTGCGGGAGCAGCGGGTCCCGTGGGTCCCGTGGGTGCGGATGCCGAGAGCCGTGCGGGtccggggcggggcggccgtgCACAGCCCTCGGGCATCGCCCGGGGCTGTCCCGTGGGGaacggggggccggggggcccaGTCCCGCCACCCACCcgccccagcctctccctgcctcgCTCGCCGCCCCGGGGACAGAGTCCAGCGCCGGAGACGCCTCCTCGCCGCGGGCAcggggccaggctgggcaggaTCCACGCGGGTGCCAGCCGAGCGGGATCGGGGATGGCCGCCCAGGCCTCCCTCCCGGACCTCATCCGCAAGAAGCGGGATGGCGAgcggctggaggaggaggagatccAGAGCTTCGTGCGCGGCGTCACGGCGGGCACCGCGCAGCAGGGCCAGATCGGTGGGCacacggcggggcgggggacgcAGCCCTGGGACACGccgaggggacggggacggagGGGAGGCAGAAGCGGTGTCGTGGCGGGGGGGACGCGGCAGGGGACGCGGCTGGGCGCACGGCGCGGGCCGTGGCACGGGGACGCGGTGGGGAACACGGAAGAGGCACGGCCAGGACGGGCCCGGGGGGACATCGCCGGGGGACCTGGCACGGGGACACGGCAAAGGTCGGCGCAGCGGGACACGGGGGGGGATGtggccggggcagggcgggggtcCCCGGCAgcggggggtggtggtggggggccCAGCGGAGGGCGGCGGGTGGGACAGCACGGCCAGCCCCGGGACGTGGCCAGGGGCCACGGCCAGGGGACGTGGCTGGGGACGACCCCGGGGGGACAAGAGAGAGAGACCCTCGGGGTGGGACGGGGCCGTCagagccgggggctgcgggggccctggggtgggggtcccggggaggggagcgggggaggACCACCCCCGCccacccccgtgccccccaggcGCCATGCTGATGGCCATCCGGCTGCGGGGCATGGACGCGGCGGAGACGCTGGCCCTGACGCGGGCCATGGCGGCCTCGGGCCGGGCGCTGGCCTGGCCCCCGGCCTGGCGGGGGCGGCTGGTGGACAAGCACTCGACGGGCGGCGTGGGCGACAAGGTCAGCCTGGCGCTGGCCCCCGCCCTGGCCGCCTGCGGCTGCAAGGTGAGCAGGGGGACGGGCCCACGGGGCCGGCGGgggtccccgtgccccccgcgACCCCCTGCCCCGCGCCCGCAGGTGCCCATGATCAGCGGCCGGGGCCTGGGCCACACCGGGGGCACGCTGGACAAGCTGGAGGCCATCCCCGGCTTCCGCGTCTCCCAGAGCCCCGAGGAGGTGAGGGACGGGGGCACGGCCACCGCCGCACCGACACCCtgcgggcggccgggcgggaAGGGGCCGGGGGGTGCGGTGGGACGCGGGGTGCCGACGGGGTGCAGGATGCCGAGGGGACACGGGATGGCAAGGGGACACAGGACGCTGACGGAGCGAGCGATGCCGAGGGGACGCGCGGTGCCGAGGGGACGCGCGGTGCCGACGCGAGGCAGCGCGCCGCCATCCCGCAGATGCAGAGCATCCTGGAGCGGGTGGGCTGCTGCATCGTGGGGCAGAGCGAGGAGCTGGCACCGGCCGACCGGGTGCTGTACGGCCTGCGGGACGTCACCGCCACCGTGGACAGCCTGCCCCTCATCACAGGtacggggggggcggggggggccggggggcacgCGGCGGGGCGAGGGCAGCGGGCCCCAGCGaggctgccccggccccagcctCCATCCTGAGCAAGAAGGCGGCGGAGCAGCTCTCGGCGCTGGTGCTGGACGTCAAGTTCGGGAGCGCGGCCCTGTACCCCACGCAGGAGAGCGCGCGGGAGCTGGCCCGGAGCCTGGTGAGTCCCCGGCCCCGCGCGACCCCCTCTGCCCCGGGACGGCGGGCGCTGGggcacccccctgccccgccctgccccgccctgccctgcccgcgcAGGTGGCGGTGGGCGAGCGGCTGGGCATCCGCACGGCCGCCGTGCTGAGCCGCATGGACGAGCCGCTGGGCCGCTGCGTGGGCAACTCGCTGGAGGTGCTGGAAGCCCTGGAGTGCCTGGAGGGGGGGGGCCCCCCCGACCTGCGGGAGCTGGTCACCACCCTGGGTCAgccacggggacagggggacacggggacagggaaacacagggacagggggacacagggacagggggacacagggacagggggacatggagACACAGGGACACAAGGACAGGgagacagggggacatggggacacagggacatggggacggggtagggacaggggacggggtagggacagggggacaggaaaacacggggacatgggga encodes the following:
- the TYMP gene encoding LOW QUALITY PROTEIN: thymidine phosphorylase (The sequence of the model RefSeq protein was modified relative to this genomic sequence to represent the inferred CDS: inserted 1 base in 1 codon), giving the protein MLMAIRLRGMDAAETLALTRAMAASGRALAWPPAWRGRLVDKHSTGGVGDKVSLALAPALAACGCKVPMISGRGLGHTGGTLDKLEAIPGFRVSQSPEERAAIPQMQSILERVGCCIVGQSEELAPADRVLYGLRDVTATVDSLPLITASILSKKAAEQLSALVLDVKFGSAALYPTQESARELARSLVAVGERLGIRTAAVLSRMDEPLGRCVGNSLEVLEALECLEGGGPPDLRELVTTLGGLLLWQCGLAGAAERGRERLGRALDDGSALRTFEAMLGAQGVPPATARRLCAGTPPQRRQVLGQASVCEELPALRGGWVQRVEALPLARVLHDLGAGRARAGDPVNPXVGAELLVAVGQRLQEGEPWLRLHHEGGLGGPGRRALQAALRLAPGPARAAPPRLAEAILPAGPPAPGPPRRGDGQ